One segment of Paenibacillus sp. FSL R7-0337 DNA contains the following:
- a CDS encoding M56 family metallopeptidase, with protein MLYGWFAGIAEQTLAASMVILAVLFLQYVLRRFINARVRYLLWLLVIARLLLPAVPDSPLSMFHILGSGGQFLTSVMDKAPDPGGSAGEAQEHSPGEGAKTAYPANNTALDVQGQTDTLRAEDGAVADNRSSAGAVGYPLWMKIGTAIWLLGVVLMLLNGLLYIRRMQRERRQLRQVNAPEILQVVLATRRQFGIRRAIPIYTGGSANNPYLSGLTRPWIFVPEQALRELDASRLRHILAHELAHYKRRDMLWNLLGSLAATIHWFNPLVWLAIRRMKIDREVACDTYVLEVLGEEEAINYGLTLVEFLKRFSRVRERRGHLYFSNPQQRQQIKRRISMIQSFRKGSYRISAAAVILVALLSIVTLTGASREPSDSAATGAKANRAGTMTKSVPGEERAEPAMEQGEALVPFRNMNVQQTEYVNRHHLLKPMNVEIAEGGYQVNVTGFMADRHQLVIFYTARVDGGRSLVSDDPRFVECIITDGVTGKVINGRSRPMIITSSPQKGVTLALARLQFDTPLTELPPKIKAEFRLRSHAGDEPDVQVSPALQTTFDVEAQDWRQEMQTLTPQDTLEAGGHKVRVKLQLTPLTTIATFYSDEPIFKNQEFLRAFHEKYGSPSQWWSRSGAGDYTKQSGNISIAYTDYEMKMVTESYFSLDEPQALRLDFTKMPAGSSGLEKREPVYELTFDLTGQN; from the coding sequence ATGCTCTACGGATGGTTTGCCGGGATCGCAGAACAGACACTTGCAGCAAGCATGGTAATTCTGGCCGTGTTGTTCCTGCAATACGTTCTGCGGAGGTTCATCAACGCCCGGGTGCGTTACCTCCTGTGGCTGCTTGTTATCGCCCGGCTGTTATTGCCTGCCGTACCGGACAGCCCGCTCAGCATGTTCCATATTCTTGGCTCTGGCGGACAATTCCTGACATCCGTGATGGACAAGGCGCCAGACCCTGGAGGCTCAGCGGGTGAAGCTCAGGAGCATTCACCGGGGGAGGGAGCTAAGACTGCATATCCGGCCAATAACACCGCACTGGATGTACAGGGGCAGACAGACACCCTCCGGGCAGAGGATGGTGCTGTAGCGGATAACCGCAGCTCTGCGGGGGCCGTGGGCTATCCACTCTGGATGAAGATAGGCACAGCAATCTGGCTGCTGGGCGTCGTGCTTATGCTGCTGAATGGATTGTTGTATATACGGAGGATGCAGCGTGAGCGCCGGCAGCTTAGACAGGTGAATGCCCCGGAGATTCTTCAGGTGGTTCTTGCCACCAGACGCCAGTTTGGAATAAGGAGAGCGATACCTATCTATACTGGAGGTTCCGCTAACAACCCATATCTGTCAGGACTAACGCGTCCATGGATTTTTGTTCCGGAGCAAGCTCTGCGGGAACTGGATGCTTCCCGGCTGCGGCACATCCTCGCGCATGAGCTGGCCCACTACAAGCGTAGGGATATGCTGTGGAACCTACTAGGGAGCCTAGCCGCAACGATACACTGGTTCAATCCTCTAGTGTGGCTGGCTATCCGGCGCATGAAGATTGATCGGGAGGTTGCCTGTGACACTTATGTGCTGGAGGTGTTAGGGGAAGAGGAGGCTATCAACTACGGGCTTACTCTGGTAGAGTTCCTGAAGCGCTTCTCACGAGTCCGGGAGAGGAGGGGGCATCTCTATTTCTCTAACCCGCAGCAGCGGCAACAGATTAAGAGAAGAATCAGTATGATTCAATCTTTCCGCAAAGGCTCCTACCGCATCTCCGCAGCAGCTGTAATTCTGGTCGCCCTGCTCAGCATCGTGACGCTAACGGGTGCCTCAAGGGAGCCTAGTGACTCTGCTGCCACAGGTGCTAAGGCCAATCGCGCTGGCACAATGACTAAAAGCGTTCCCGGAGAGGAACGTGCAGAACCGGCAATGGAGCAAGGGGAGGCTCTGGTACCGTTTCGGAACATGAATGTACAACAGACGGAATATGTGAACCGGCATCATCTGCTGAAGCCGATGAATGTGGAGATTGCTGAAGGCGGCTATCAGGTCAATGTGACGGGCTTCATGGCAGACCGGCATCAATTGGTTATTTTTTATACGGCGCGTGTTGACGGCGGGAGATCACTAGTCTCCGATGATCCTCGTTTTGTAGAATGCATCATTACGGATGGTGTGACTGGCAAGGTGATCAATGGCCGAAGCCGCCCCATGATCATTACCAGCAGTCCGCAGAAGGGTGTTACCCTTGCGCTGGCCAGGCTTCAATTTGATACGCCATTAACGGAGTTGCCCCCTAAAATCAAGGCAGAATTCCGGCTGCGTTCACATGCGGGTGATGAGCCTGATGTGCAGGTATCTCCGGCGCTCCAGACCACTTTTGACGTGGAAGCCCAGGATTGGAGGCAAGAGATGCAGACGCTCACACCGCAGGATACGCTTGAGGCGGGCGGACACAAGGTTAGAGTGAAGCTGCAATTGACACCGCTCACAACGATAGCCACCTTTTATTCAGATGAGCCTATCTTTAAGAATCAAGAGTTCTTACGGGCCTTCCATGAGAAGTACGGTTCTCCCTCACAGTGGTGGAGCAGGAGCGGGGCGGGAGATTATACGAAGCAGTCAGGGAATATATCCATTGCGTATACAGATTATGAGATGAAGATGGTTACGGAAAGCTATTTCTCATTGGATGAGCCGCAAGCGCTGCGGCTGGATTTCACGAAGATGCCGGCAGGCAGTTCAGGTCTGGAGAAGCGCGAGCCGGTCTATGAGCTGACTTTTGACCTGACAGGACAGAATTAG
- a CDS encoding BlaI/MecI/CopY family transcriptional regulator, whose protein sequence is MSPTPKISEAEWEIMKIIWVHHPLTAEQITRLLPVSVEWSEQTVRTFVARLHKKKAIGYEKSGRSYLYYPLVSEHECVRAESRSFLQRVFGGATQLMVTSFLEDVELSKQEIEQLEQLLREKKSHGAGGCSGKQE, encoded by the coding sequence ATGAGTCCTACGCCGAAGATTTCGGAAGCCGAATGGGAGATTATGAAGATTATCTGGGTGCATCATCCGCTCACCGCTGAACAGATTACCCGGCTTCTGCCGGTATCTGTGGAATGGAGCGAGCAGACGGTGCGCACCTTCGTGGCCCGGTTGCATAAGAAGAAGGCGATCGGGTATGAGAAATCCGGCCGGAGCTATCTCTACTATCCGCTGGTGTCCGAGCATGAGTGCGTCCGGGCCGAGAGCCGCTCCTTCCTGCAACGTGTATTTGGTGGAGCCACTCAGCTAATGGTAACCAGCTTCCTGGAGGATGTCGAGCTGTCCAAGCAGGAGATTGAACAACTGGAGCAGCTGCTCCGGGAGAAGAAGTCGCACGGTGCAGGCGGCTGTTCGGGTAAGCAGGAATGA